From one Coffea eugenioides isolate CCC68of chromosome 11, Ceug_1.0, whole genome shotgun sequence genomic stretch:
- the LOC113751977 gene encoding uncharacterized protein LOC113751977, translating to MFQSPLQVLCHKLKRLRGAIQAWNKEVFGDIFQVVTQKEAEVWLAEIRMESDESEEPRVNLHLAQAQLRVPLWVEELFWKQKAHVKWLKEGERNTKFFYSVVKHRRVQSVIHKIKNERGEWVESEEEIGAEAVRFFEKLFTAQHPTSSPGLLQNILKILTDEDNVLLKQVPAKEEICRVMFEMDGESTPGPTGYTGKFFTAAWSIIGEDVVRAVCSFFCGAELPRAVTATSIVLIPKIAHP from the coding sequence ATGTTTCAGTCCCCCTTGCAAGTCCTTTGTCACAAGCTGAAAAGGCTTAGGGGAGCTATCCAGGCTTGGAATAAGGAGGTGTTTGGGGATATTTTTCAGGTAGTTACGCAGAAGGAAGCGGAGGTATGGCTTGCTGAGATCCGTATGGAGAGTGATGAGTCAGAGGAACCTAGGGTGAATTTGCATCTTGCTCAAGCCCAGTTGCGTGTTCCCTTGTGGGTAGAGGAGCTCTTTTGGAAGCAGAAGGCTCATGTCAAGTGGCTAAAAGAGGGAGAGCGAAATACAAAATTCTTTTATTCTGTGGTGAAACACAGGAGGGTGCAATCCGTTATTCACAAGATAAAAAATGAACGAGGGGAATGGGTTGAATCGGAGGAGGAGATAGGGGCTGAGGCGGTACGATTTTTCGAGAAGTTGTTTACGGCTCAGCATCCAACGTCATCCCCTGGTTTGCTTCAGAATATCCTAAAAATTTTGACAGACGAGGATAATGTTTTATTGAAACAAGTACCAGCCAAGGAGGAGATTTGTCGTGTTATGTTTGAGATGGATGGGGAGAGTACGCCGGGACCGACTGGCTATACGGGTAAATTTTTTACGGCTGCATGGTCAATTATAGGAGAGGACGTGGTTAGAGCAGTATGCAGTTTCTTTTGCGGAGCTGAATTGCCAAGGGCTGTAACGGCGACTTCCATTGTGCTTATACCTAAGATAGCACATCCCTAG